DNA from Actinomyces sp. oral taxon 897:
CTGGACGAGCCCGGTGACGACTGGTGCGAGAGGCTGGCACGCGCCCTGGCGCCCGTGCGCGACGTCTCCGCCCTGGCCGACGACGGCGCCGTCCCGTCCTCCTCCCGGCTGCTGGACGTCCTGGGGATGCCCGAGGCCCGGCTCGAGGACGTCCTGCGCTCCTGGCGCCGGGCACGCCCCACCACCCGCGCCGTCATCGGGGAGGACGCGGAGGGGACCTTTACCGTGGACGTGCGTGCCGACGGCCCCCACGCCCTGGTCGCGGGGACCACCGGCTCAGGCAAGTCCGAGCTCCTCCAGACCCTCATCGCCTCCCTGTGCGTGGGCAACACGCCCGCGTCCATGACCTTCGTCCTAGTTGACTACAAGGGCGGTGCCGCCTTCAAGGACTGCGCCCGTCTGCCGCACACGGTGGGCATGGTCACCGACCTCGACGGGCACCTGACCAGCCGCGCGCTGGAGTCGCTCGGGGCCGAGCTGCGCCGCCGCGAGCGCCAGCTGGCGGCGGCGGACGCCAAGGACATCGAGGACTACACCGCCGCCACGGGCCCCCAGGACGAGCCCATGCCCCGCCTGGTGATCATTATCGACGAGTTCGCGGCGCTGGTGGCCGAGCTGCCCGACTTCGTCACCGGCCTGGTGGACATCGCCCGACGCGGCCGCTCGCTGGGGGTCCACCTGGTGCTGGCCACCCAGCGTCCGGCGGGCGTGGTCTCCGCGGAGATCAAGTCCAACACCAACCTGCGGATCGCCCTGCGCGTGACCGACGAGAACGACTCCCAGGACGTCATCGAGTCCTCCGCCTCCGCCCACATCCCTCCCGCGCTGCCCGGACGCGCCTACGCCCGGCTGGGGCACGCCAGCCTGCACCCCTTTCAGGCCTCGCGCGTGGGAGGCAGGCCCCCGGGCAGCGGGCCGAGGGCGCCCCTGCGGTCCCGGTCCCTGAGCCTGTCCGGCCTCGCCCACCGGGAGGTGGCCCCGCCGCAGGCCGAGGAGGACGCCACCGTCCCCACCGACCTGTCCCGCCTCGTGGGGTCCATGGGGCGGGCTCGCGAGGAGCTGGGGATCGCCCTGCCGCACCGGCCCTGGCTGCCGCCCCTGCCCGCGGTGGTGACCATGGACGGGCTCCACGACCTCCTGGCCGCCCAGGCGGGGCCCGGTGGCGGGCAGGGCGAGCCGGGGGACGGGGCCCGGGGGGCGGAGGGCGCAGGCCCCGCCGGGGCGGTGGACCCACGTGCCCGCGGGCTGCTGCCCCCGCTCGTCCTGGGCCTGGAGGACTGCCCGGGTGAGCAGGCCCAGAAGGTCATGACCTGGGACTACACGTGTGCGGGGCACCTGGGGGTGGCCGGGTCCGCCGGCTCGGGGCGCTCGACCCTGCTGCGGGGGATCGCCGCGGAGGTGGCCCGTACCACGTCCCCGGAGGAGGTGCACGTCTACGGGATCGACGCCGGGACGGGCGCCCTCCTGCCGTGCACCAGGCTGCCGCACGTGGGCGCCGTGGTGACACGGGACCAGCCTGAGCGGCTCCGGCGGCTCCTGGACCTCCTGGGGCGTGAGGTCACCCGGCGCCAGCAGCTCCTGGCCCTGGACGGCCTGGCGTCCGTGGCCGAGCAGCGCCTGGCCGCCAGCCCGCAGGAGCGCCTGCCCTACCTCCTGCTGCTCATTGACCGGTGGGACTCCTACGTGGCCAGCTTCGAGTCCGTGGACGGGGGCGCCCTGGTGGAGCGCGTGGAGCTCCTGCTGCGTGAGGGCGGTGCCGTGGGCCTGCACGTGGTGATGGCCGGGGACCAGACGGTGTGCCGGGGGCGTATGGGCATGATGCTGGAGGACCGCCTGGCGCTGCGCCTGCCCGCGGCGGAGAACTACGACATGGTGGGGATGCGCCCCCGGGACGTGCCCGTGTCCATGCCCTCGGGCCGGGCCTTCCGCGCGGGCGCCCGGCCCCGGGAGGTCCAGGTGGGGCTGCTGGACGCCTCCCCGGCGGGGACGGCCCAGGTGGCTGCCGTCCACGCCCTGGCGCGCCAGGCCGGCCGGCAGTGGTCGCAGGTACCGCGCTCCCGGTGCCCCAGGCACGTTGACGAGCTCCCCGTGGCGATCTCCCTGACCCAGGCGCTCGCCCTGGGCCCGCCCCCGGGTCGGGGATCCTTCTGCCTGGCCGTGGGCGGGGACGACCTGGGGCTGCTGCCCCTGCGGATGGAGGAGGTCGGCAACGGCGTCCTGGTGACGGGGCCACGTCGCTCAGGGCGCTCGACGGCCCTGTACGTGGGGGCCCTCACGGCCCTGGACGCCGGGGCGCAGGTGGTGGCGGTGGCCCCCGGGCGCTCCCCGCTGCGCTGCCTGCAGGGGCGGCCGGGGGTCCTGGGCGTCCTGGGGGAGGACGCCGTGGCCGCCGACCTGCTCGGGCTGATCCGGCACGCCCCCTCCGAGGTCCTTCTCGTCGTGGACGACTTCGAGTTCCTGGGCCCCGACCACAAGCTCGCCCCGGTGCTGGAGAAGCACCTCAAGACCTGCCGCGACGCGCCCGGGGGCGTGCTGGTCTCCTGCGGTGTCGACGAGATCCAGGGGCTGTACCGTGGCCTGGTGGGGCAGGTCCGCAAGAACCGCACCGGCCTGCTCCTGGCACCCCGGTCCGCCGACGACGGCAGCTACCTCTCCGCCAGGCTGCCGCGCTCGGTGGGGGCCCCGGTCCCCATGGGGCGCGGGATCCTGGTCACCGCGCACCGGTGGACCTGGGTCCAGGTCCCCGACGCGCGGCCGTAAGGGCCCTCACCACGCGATACCCTCGTGCCCGGGCACCCGCACGTGCCCGCAGCCCGACGTCTGGAGGTAGGACGAGCCATGGACCTGTACGAGTACCAGGCCAGGGACCTGTTCGCCGCGCACGGGGTGCCCGTGCTCGACGGGCGCCTGGCCACCAGCCCGCAGGAGGCCCAGGCCGCCGCCGCCGCGCTCCTGGCCCAGGGAGCCCCCCTGGTGGTGGTCAAGGCGCAGGTCAAGACCGGGGGGCGGGGCAAGGCCGGGGGCGTGCGGCTCGCCCGCACCGCCGCCGGGGCCCGGCAGGAGGCCGAGGCCGTCCTGGGCATGGACATCAAGGGGCACACCGTCCGCTCCGTCCTGGTCGCCGAGGGCGCCGACATCGCCTCCGAGTTCTACCTCTCGGTGCTCCTGGACCGTGCCGGGCGCAGGTACCTGGCCATGTGCTCGCGCGAGGGCGGCGTGGACATCGAGGTCCTCGCCGCCGAGCGCCCCCAGGCCCTGGCCCGCGTCGGCGTCGACCCGCTGACCGGCATGACCCCCGCGCTGGCGGCCCGTCTCGTGGCCGAGGCCGGGTTCGAGCCCGGGGAGGTGGCCGAGGCCGTCACCGACGTGGTCCTGCGCCTGTGGGAGGTCCTCACCGGTGAGGACGCCACCCTGGTGGAGGTCAACCCCCTAGTGCTGACCACCGGTGGGCGCGTCCTGGCCCTGGACGGCAAGGTCACCCTGGACGACAACGCTGGCTTCCGCCACCCCGGCCACGCCGACCTGGTGGACCGCGCCGAGACCGACCCCCTGGAGGCCAGGGCCCGGGCCGCGGGCCTGAACTACGTCAAGCTCTCCGGCCAGGTCGGTGTCATGGGCAACGGGGCGGGCCTGGTCATGTCCACCCTCGACGTGGTGGCCTACGCCGGTGAGCGCCACGGGGGGATGCGCCCGGCCAACTTCCTGGACCTGGGCGGCGGCTCCAGCGCCGAGGTCATGGCCACCGGCCTGGAGGTGGTGGCCTCCGACCCCCAGGTACGCGCCATCCTGGTCAACGTCTTCGGCGGCATCACCTCCTGCGACACGGTGGCCGACGGGCTCGTCGCCGCCGTGGACCGCCTGGGGGGCCTGCCCAAGCCCGTGGTGCTCCGCCTGGACGGCAACAACGCCGACCTGGGGCGGGCGATCCTGACCGAGGCCGCCGTCGACGGCGTCGAGCTCGTGGACACCATGGACGCGGCGGCCGACCGCGTCACCGCCATCGCCGAGCAGATCACCAGCACGTCCAGCACGGAGGCCTGAGCCAATGAGCATCTTCCTCACCCAGACCGACCGCGTCATCGTCCAGGGCATGACCGGGTCAGAGGGCCGCAAGCACACCCGCCGCATGATCAGCGCGGGCACCCAGGTGGTGGCCGGGGTCAACCCCCGCAAGGCCGGCACCGTCGTGGACTTCACGGTGGAGCCGGTGGGCCCGGGCGCCGCGGGGGTGCCCACCGGGACCGTGACGGTGCCCGTCTACGGCACCGTCGCCCAGGCCGTGCAGGAGACCGGTGCGGGCGTCAGCGTCGTGTTCGTGCCCCCCGCCTTCGCCAGGGGCGCCGTGGTGGAGGCCGTCGACGCCGGGGTGCGCCTGGTGGTGGTCATTACCGAGGGCATCCCCGTGGCGGACGCCGTCGCCGCCGTCGCCTACGCCGCGGCGCACGGCGTGCGGGTCATCGGCCCCAACTGCCCCGGCATCATCTCCCCGGGGCGCTCCAACGTGGGCATCACCCCCCCGGACATCACCGGTCCCGGGCCCATCGGCCTGGTCTCCAAGTCCGGGACCCTGACCTACCAGCTCATGTACGAGCTGCGCGACCTGGGCTTTACCACCTGCATCGGCATAGGCGGGGACCCGGTGGTGGGCACCACCCACATTGACGCCCTGGCCGCCTTCGAGGCCGACCCCGACACCGAGCTGGTGGTCATGATCGGGGAGATCGGGGGCGACGCCGAGGAGCGGGCAGCCACCTACATCAGCGAGCACATGACCACCCCCGTGGTCGCCTACGTCGCGGGCTTCACGGCGCCCGAGGGCAGGACCATGGGTCACGCCGGGGCCATTGTCTCCGGCTCCTCAGGCACCGCCGAGGCCAAGAAGGAGGCCCTGGAGGCGGTCGGCGTGCGCGTGGGCCGCACCCCCAGCCAGACGGCCGCCATCGTCCGGGAGATCTACCGCTCCCTCCACCCGGGGACCGCCGCCCCGGCCGGGCGCCACCAGGACGCGGTGTGAGCGCCCTGAGCTCCCTGGGCGAGGCCTGGCGGCGCGGTACCTGGCGTCCCGCGGACTGGTTCCTGGCCGCCCGCTGCGGGATGGAGGCCGTCGTCCTGGGCTGGCTCCTCGTGGTCCTGCCCGCGGTGGCCTTCTACCTGGCCTCCTCCTCCCGTGACGCCGCCGCCGCCCTGAGCACCGGCTCGGTGGTGCGCGCCGCCACGGGCCTGTGGAGCCTGGCCCTGGGCGGGTCCTGGGGTACCTCCACCAGCCGGGAGGGCGCCCTGAGCCTGCCGCTGACGGGCCTGACCCTGCTCCTGCTCCTGCTGACCCGCGCCTTGGTGCGCCGGGCCCACCCCAGCTCCCCGGCCTCCGGGGGCTGGGTCGTGGGCGCCGCCACCACCACGGCCCTGGTCCTGGTGCTCGTCGCCAGTCCGGCCGCGTCGCGCACCTGGACCGTCGTCCCGGCTACCTGGGCGCTAACCTCCCTGGTGGTGGCCGTAGAGCTGCAACGCTCCGGGTCCGGCTGGCCGGCCCTGGGCCCGTGGTGGCAGGACCGCCCGGCCTGGCTCCACCTGGCCCTGCGCCAGGTCCGCCAGCTCGCCCTGGTCCTGACCGCCCTGGCGGTGGTCGCCGCCGGTGTCGCCCTGGTCCTGGCGGGGGGGCGGGTCTCCCGCCTCCACGACGCCCTGACCGACGGCAGGTTCGCCGACACCCTCGGTATCACCCTCCTCCAGCTGGGGTGGGTCCCGACAGGGCTGGTGTGGGCGCTGTCCTGGGTGGTGGGGCCGGGGTTCGCGGTAGGCTCCGGGTCGGTCTTCTCACCCACCCGTGTGGTGGCCGGGGCGGTGCCCTCCCTGCCGGTCCTGGGTGCCCTGCCCACCACGGCCGTGGGGTCGTGGGGGACGGCCCTGCCCTTCGTCGTGCTGGTCGCGGCCGTGGTGGTGGCCTGGCGTGACCGCTCCAGCCTGCGTCAGATGCGGCTGCGCCAGGCCGCGGCCGCGGCCGCGACGGCCTCGGTGGTGCTGGGCGGAGGCACCGCCCTGGTCTGCCTGGCCGCCTCCGGGCAGGCGGGCCCCGGACGGATGGCCGAGGTGGGGCCGCGGGAGGGCTTCACGGCGCTCATTGTGGGCCTGCTGACACTGGCGGGCCTGGGGGTCGTGGCACTGCTCACCCACCCCTGGGGCCAGGTCGTGACCCGACGCGGGGCGGACGCCGCCGTGGACGACACCGAGGATGCCGCGCAGGAGGCGCGTGAGCACGTCGGGACGGGGTCCGCAGACGCCCGCCGCCCCGGGCGCCCGGAGCGCGGTGGGGCCCGGGGACGTGAGGCTCGCGGGGCGCGTGAGGGGCAGGGGCGTCAGGCGCGTGAGGGGCGCCGCCCGGAGCCCGGTACCCCTCAGTGGTACCCGGTGGGGGAGGACGACGTCGGCCCGCGTGACCGGGGTGCCGCGCAGGGGGGTACCCGGAGGGCAGGACACCCACCAGCACGCCGAGGCGAGGACGGCCTGGCGCCGTAGCGCCCGTGAGCGGGAGGCTGCACATTCATTTTACAATCGGCGATCAGTAGACGGCAGGATTACACGGATTCGCGATGCGCCACGGGGACCCGGGAGCAGGATGAATGTGCAACGCGGGCATCGTTGCACATTCATCCTGCTCCCGACTCCTCCTCGGGCGGGTAAAACGTTGGAATCACGCCAACGCCCTGCTCCCGACCCCAAGATGAATGTGCAACGGGAAAGGCGGGGGCTGTAGGCTGGTCCCGGCCGTGACTGGCGAGGGTGGGGCACCACCGGGGAGCGGCAGCCTGACCGGAGGGGACGTCGCCCGCCTGGGCGTCCCCGCAACTGAGAGCACCAGGAGCACTATGTCTACCGCTGGCACCACCGCCCACGCCCCCGTCCCCACCGAGGGGCTGACCAGTCCCGACCGCGTCCCCGTGCGCCGCGCCCTGGTCTCCGTCTACGACAAGACCGGCCTGGTCGAGCTCGCCACCGCCCTGGACGGCGCCGGCGTCGAGATCCTCTCCACCGGCTCCACCGCCGCCGTCATCGCCGGCGCGGGCCTGCCGGTCACCCCCGTGGAGGAGGTCACCGGCTTCCCCGAGTGCCTCCAGGGCCGCGTCAAGACCCTCCACCCGGCCGTCCACGCCGGCATCCTCGCCGACCGCCGCAAGCCCGACCACATGGACCAGCTCGCCGCGCTGGGCGTGGCCCCCATTGACCTGGTGGTGGTCAACCTCTACCCCTTCACCGACACCGTGGCCTCGCACGCCCCCTTTGACGCCTGCGTGGAGCAGATCGACATCGGCGGGCCGGCCATGGTGCGCGCCGCGGCCAAGAACCACCCCGCCGTCGCCGTGGTCACCGACCCCGACCGCTATACCCAGGTGGCCCGGGCCGTGGGGGACGGCGGCTTCACCCTGGCACAGCGCCGTGAGCTCGCCGCCGCCGCCTTCGCCC
Protein-coding regions in this window:
- a CDS encoding cell division protein PerM, which encodes MSALSSLGEAWRRGTWRPADWFLAARCGMEAVVLGWLLVVLPAVAFYLASSSRDAAAALSTGSVVRAATGLWSLALGGSWGTSTSREGALSLPLTGLTLLLLLLTRALVRRAHPSSPASGGWVVGAATTTALVLVLVASPAASRTWTVVPATWALTSLVVAVELQRSGSGWPALGPWWQDRPAWLHLALRQVRQLALVLTALAVVAAGVALVLAGGRVSRLHDALTDGRFADTLGITLLQLGWVPTGLVWALSWVVGPGFAVGSGSVFSPTRVVAGAVPSLPVLGALPTTAVGSWGTALPFVVLVAAVVVAWRDRSSLRQMRLRQAAAAAATASVVLGGGTALVCLAASGQAGPGRMAEVGPREGFTALIVGLLTLAGLGVVALLTHPWGQVVTRRGADAAVDDTEDAAQEAREHVGTGSADARRPGRPERGGARGREARGAREGQGRQAREGRRPEPGTPQWYPVGEDDVGPRDRGAAQGGTRRAGHPPARRGEDGLAP
- the sucC gene encoding ADP-forming succinate--CoA ligase subunit beta, whose translation is MDLYEYQARDLFAAHGVPVLDGRLATSPQEAQAAAAALLAQGAPLVVVKAQVKTGGRGKAGGVRLARTAAGARQEAEAVLGMDIKGHTVRSVLVAEGADIASEFYLSVLLDRAGRRYLAMCSREGGVDIEVLAAERPQALARVGVDPLTGMTPALAARLVAEAGFEPGEVAEAVTDVVLRLWEVLTGEDATLVEVNPLVLTTGGRVLALDGKVTLDDNAGFRHPGHADLVDRAETDPLEARARAAGLNYVKLSGQVGVMGNGAGLVMSTLDVVAYAGERHGGMRPANFLDLGGGSSAEVMATGLEVVASDPQVRAILVNVFGGITSCDTVADGLVAAVDRLGGLPKPVVLRLDGNNADLGRAILTEAAVDGVELVDTMDAAADRVTAIAEQITSTSSTEA
- the sucD gene encoding succinate--CoA ligase subunit alpha gives rise to the protein MSIFLTQTDRVIVQGMTGSEGRKHTRRMISAGTQVVAGVNPRKAGTVVDFTVEPVGPGAAGVPTGTVTVPVYGTVAQAVQETGAGVSVVFVPPAFARGAVVEAVDAGVRLVVVITEGIPVADAVAAVAYAAAHGVRVIGPNCPGIISPGRSNVGITPPDITGPGPIGLVSKSGTLTYQLMYELRDLGFTTCIGIGGDPVVGTTHIDALAAFEADPDTELVVMIGEIGGDAEERAATYISEHMTTPVVAYVAGFTAPEGRTMGHAGAIVSGSSGTAEAKKEALEAVGVRVGRTPSQTAAIVREIYRSLHPGTAAPAGRHQDAV
- a CDS encoding FtsK/SpoIIIE domain-containing protein; the encoded protein is MQLLVTVRRPRETVGYDLLVTTPPEATVGELARFLDDQVPHGGTRHPGPTPPGQDGSPHPDPPPGLWDGRTLLEAGARLGDGPVRDGMMLGLGAPVPGSLEPTGVVEVRVVAGPGAGAVHRLGLGHYTLGGPGCDVCPVGLGEETRALATIEVAAGGTVRLHPVDEAASREAPVLAPRHRPLPGPLVLDAPATAGRRRRRLLRRDPEAVLGGKEQRDPEGPRLLVELDRRQVEPGAVWRQGALLTVGSNLLTAGPVPAADAVTTPTPEEPSVDFNRPPRLSRPERTTEFTLPTQPERLRKAPIPLTVMLSPIVMGGAMFLMTGRAYSLLFVILSPLMMIANVVQGRSNSKRQYREAMRRYREQRTTVEDAAWEALTQERRQRRLDCPDAAELLLRATGPRAALWERRPGDPDWLELRVGTADQPSGVLMHDPARARHEEPLVWTAPDVPVSVHLGRLGVVGVTGTRRERVAAWLTAQCATLHSPTELGVVLLIDPGQGAAGARRWDWCRWLPHLRTEPGAPARVGLDEESVSRRVNELLTVLDARAQGEEVGERAVVVLDGAHALRLRPGVVRLLREGPAAGLRLVCVDTDRTSLPQECRAVVDTTGPTPSVSQTDAYTVEHVLLDEPGDDWCERLARALAPVRDVSALADDGAVPSSSRLLDVLGMPEARLEDVLRSWRRARPTTRAVIGEDAEGTFTVDVRADGPHALVAGTTGSGKSELLQTLIASLCVGNTPASMTFVLVDYKGGAAFKDCARLPHTVGMVTDLDGHLTSRALESLGAELRRRERQLAAADAKDIEDYTAATGPQDEPMPRLVIIIDEFAALVAELPDFVTGLVDIARRGRSLGVHLVLATQRPAGVVSAEIKSNTNLRIALRVTDENDSQDVIESSASAHIPPALPGRAYARLGHASLHPFQASRVGGRPPGSGPRAPLRSRSLSLSGLAHREVAPPQAEEDATVPTDLSRLVGSMGRAREELGIALPHRPWLPPLPAVVTMDGLHDLLAAQAGPGGGQGEPGDGARGAEGAGPAGAVDPRARGLLPPLVLGLEDCPGEQAQKVMTWDYTCAGHLGVAGSAGSGRSTLLRGIAAEVARTTSPEEVHVYGIDAGTGALLPCTRLPHVGAVVTRDQPERLRRLLDLLGREVTRRQQLLALDGLASVAEQRLAASPQERLPYLLLLIDRWDSYVASFESVDGGALVERVELLLREGGAVGLHVVMAGDQTVCRGRMGMMLEDRLALRLPAAENYDMVGMRPRDVPVSMPSGRAFRAGARPREVQVGLLDASPAGTAQVAAVHALARQAGRQWSQVPRSRCPRHVDELPVAISLTQALALGPPPGRGSFCLAVGGDDLGLLPLRMEEVGNGVLVTGPRRSGRSTALYVGALTALDAGAQVVAVAPGRSPLRCLQGRPGVLGVLGEDAVAADLLGLIRHAPSEVLLVVDDFEFLGPDHKLAPVLEKHLKTCRDAPGGVLVSCGVDEIQGLYRGLVGQVRKNRTGLLLAPRSADDGSYLSARLPRSVGAPVPMGRGILVTAHRWTWVQVPDARP